In one Paenibacillus sp. JQZ6Y-1 genomic region, the following are encoded:
- a CDS encoding DUF3219 family protein yields the protein MSTSESSTLIQISDLQIEGLNYREDQLHDSDGGTGRTLIIFDFVITGQQEYHDITSALYESVVNVQVPGKQLEFQATVHSYFTSVPKLENEEDTVDVHLELLQVALSVKI from the coding sequence ATGTCAACTTCCGAATCATCAACTTTGATCCAGATCTCGGATTTGCAAATTGAAGGCTTGAACTACAGGGAAGATCAGTTACATGATTCAGACGGCGGTACAGGTCGCACGCTGATCATTTTCGATTTTGTGATTACTGGTCAGCAAGAGTATCACGATATTACTTCAGCGCTGTATGAATCTGTTGTGAATGTGCAAGTACCTGGCAAACAATTAGAGTTTCAGGCGACCGTACACAGCTATTTCACCTCAGTACCGAAGCTTGAGAATGAAGAAGATACCGTGGACGTGCATCTGGAATTACTTCAAGTAGCGCTAAGTGTAAAAATTTAA